The sequence below is a genomic window from Mesoplodon densirostris isolate mMesDen1 chromosome 12, mMesDen1 primary haplotype, whole genome shotgun sequence.
GAAGGAACACACATTTCTATGAAGACAACAATCCTGACTCACCGTCAAAGGGACGCTTCTTGGGGAGTGAGTGTGGGACACCTTAACTGTGCTCTTTTGAAAGGTGACCAGTAGACCTGTTCCATGACATCATGGTCTGAACCACACAGGTATTCTGCTGCAAATACCTTTCATCCTCTTTTACCTTTACCTTTTCTTCTCCTAAATACTGTCAGCTCTATTTGAAAGGTATTAATGCACAAATGTGAAACAGCTTAATCTTGTGTAAAGTATTTCCAAACTGGTTCATTAATAAAACATATAACACATAATGTTTATGTAACTCTATTTACTTAGTGATCTCTTCTTCTCATTTCATGAAACAAGTTtgttacagggaattccctggcagtccagtggttaggacttggcgctttcactgccatgggctgggtttgatccctggtcagagaactaagatcccacaagccatgcagcgtggccaaaaaaaaaaaaaaaaaaaaaagtttgctacaGAATAGTCTGTGAAAATCAGCTAGCTACATAAACAAAGATTTAAGGCTGTGATTCGAAGACTTGAAAAGGCAAATCAccctattattagtttttttcaaatttttactcTATCTTAAACACTCAATGTAtatgtttaattaaaatgaattaaaattcatGTGACTAAGAAAttatcagatgagaaaactgaagctcttcCTAGAGTCTACAATACCAGTTTGGGTACTTGctaatttgaaataattcttGGTTATATTTGGGTCATTCAGTTTTACATTTCCAATGCCAAATACAGTGTCTAGTACAAAGAACGAactcaaaagtgaaaaaaatgttaatttgaaTTAGCctttttataaaattcttattttacttCAGATTGCTAAAGAAAAGCAGTACAGAAACCATCTCTTTGTCCATATGCTCATTTGACCATAATAAATTATGTCCTCCAAAAGTAAAATGCAGTGTAATCATATAATCACTGTACATGTTCTTTGAACACagtgtctgtaaaatggagaggagGCATCACCAGGGTTTGGAAAACACAAGAGCTTCAGTGTTTTTCAATGTTTGATTCACTGGGAAATTTCCATTGCAGCTTTTTCTAAAGTCCTTGTAGATTAACAAAAGCTTCAGGAATTTATAACCTTGTATTTACTTCTCAAACCAAGTATACTTTGGAAGAAGATTTTTGTCCCCCCAAAATCCACCTTCAAGTTAGGCAAGGGTTTGTTTTCCCCTATATACATTTTGGACAAATAAACATTGGTAACAAGGATAGAAGGATCtacaaaattcaaattatttgaagaaacaatgagaaattTCAGACGCAAAGGTAGAGAATCAGAAAAGCATAAAAGAATACGAAATGGAAAATAATCAGCAAATCcgattcatttatttctaaatgctaaaaaaatgtcaaaatgtatgaagaaaacaaatgttttagAACAACTAACCGCTGAGTGTTAATATCCTCCTAGTTGGCAAATGATTACACTTGCCTCTCTAGATCCAAGTGTTTAATTTTGCACTTGACCTTAATccacattagtttttttttttttgtttgtttttgtttttttttgcggtacgcgggtctctcactgtagcggcctctcccgttgcggagcacaggctccagacgcacaggctcagcggccatggctcacgggcccagccgctccgcggcatgtgggatcttcccggaccggggcatgaacccgtgtcccctgcatcggcaggcggactctcaaccactgcgccaccagggaagcccccacattaaAGTCCCTGCAGTAATCTTACCGATATACATCTGTTTCCTCAGAGAATAAATTAATTGTTGATGAATCACTTCTTAAGACTTTGCCACTTGCAATAAGTTTTATTGCCTTCCAAAACCATGGATAAAGGAAAGCATATATCAAGGGGTTCATAGCTGAATTATAATAAACACATCACACTAAAATCTCATAAACATAAGGAGGAGTTATAAAATTCATATGAGCGTCAATTATAGCATCAATAATGTATGGAAGCCAAGAGACCAGAAAAGCTGCCATAGCAATACCCAAGGTTTTagcagcttttctctctctctttgccacTCTTTCCTTATAACTCTCTGAGGAGGACTGAACTTGGCTGGCTGTACTTTCTATCTTCCTGGCCTGATATTTAGCCACCAAAAATACCTTACTGTATATAAACAAACACCATGGCAACAGTGggtataaagaataaaagaaaacaaattagaaCCCAATTTTGATTCATTGAAGCCGGACAGCCTCCTACACAGGTGAGAGCAACTACTAGGTCCTCAACCCCTTCCTCATGGACCCCTGTGTGAAAGACAGAAAAACTATATGTGACAGAAAAGAACCAAGAGAGAACAATGCACATTCCTGAAACCAAGTCAGTAAACTTGGTTGGGTAGGTCAGAGGATCAAGTAACAGCAAAATATCGGTCAATAGAGATACAGCATAAGTGAAATAAAGAAGCAAAACAGAAGGAATTATCAAAACATGTATGAAATTTACAGTAACTCTCCCCAAAGTACCAGCAGCTCTCCAGAGACCTCACTGTGCTAAAAGGGCATCACAGTCACTCCCACCAAGAAGTCCACACAGGCCAGGGATGCGATCAGAAACTTTGTAGATGTGTGCAGCTGTTTGAAGTGAAGAATAGCAATAATGACCAATAAGTTTCCAAACACAGCCAGCCGGGCCCCTAATCTGAGGACTGCACACAGAATTGCCTGAGGACCTGCTGAGTAAGGAATCTTAAGACAGGACCCATTCACGTTCTTGTAGCAGAGTTCCACAGCTTCAGCTTGGGAGAAATTTTTCACCATTGCCTTCTTGTTTGAATGATTTCAAGGTTCTCAAATTCCCTATTTCAGCAATTTAAAACAAGAAGAAGATGGCAATTTCAAAAGCTTCTGTAAGAGGAAAACAATTTCTAGTTAAAATGAAAGCTAGTaacttttctcccattttgaggg
It includes:
- the TAAR9 gene encoding LOW QUALITY PROTEIN: trace amine-associated receptor 9 (The sequence of the model RefSeq protein was modified relative to this genomic sequence to represent the inferred CDS: deleted 3 bases in 3 codons; substituted 1 base at 1 genomic stop codon), with product MVKNFSQAEAVELCYKNVNGSCLKIPYSAGPQAILCAVLRLGARLAVFGNLLVIIAILHFKQLHTSTKFLIASLACVDFLVGVTVMPFSTVRSLESCWYFGESYCKFHTCFDNSFCFASLFHLCCISIDRYFAVTDPLTYPTKFTDLVSGMCIVLSWFFSVTYSFSVFHTGVHEEGVEDLVVALTCVGGCPASMNQNWVLICFLLFFIPTVAMVFFIYSKVFLVAKYQARKIESTASQVQSSSESYKERVAKRERKAAKTLGIAMAAFLVSWLPYIIDAIIDAHMNFITPPYVYEILVXCVYYNSAMNPLIYAFLYPWFWKAIKLIASGKVLRSDSSTINLFSEETDVYR